One part of the Nymphaea colorata isolate Beijing-Zhang1983 chromosome 8, ASM883128v2, whole genome shotgun sequence genome encodes these proteins:
- the LOC116258483 gene encoding uncharacterized protein LOC116258483: MAYVEKGVVKTKRSIWRLSYIRDLFLSVINLIVVFFTTMFSMEKSDTYKKKSGSGSRWDGGPGGGGSGRGPYGGGPRGRPRGMDNVRGIDHSSLPACGSCCGG; this comes from the exons ATGGCGTACGTTGAGAAAG GTGTTGTGAAAACTAAGAGATCGATATGGAGATTGAGCTACATCAGAGACCTTTTCTTGTCTGTCATTAATTTAATAGTGGTCTTCTTCACTACAATGTTTTCG ATGGAAAAGTCAGACACCTACAAGAAAAAGTCAGGTTCTGGCAGTAGATGGGATGGTGGTCCAGGTGGTGGAGGTTCTGGAAGAGGCCCTTATGGAGGTGGCCCTCGTGGACGGCCCCGTGGAATGGATAACGTCCGAGGCATTGATCACA GTTCTCTTCCCGCTTGTGGTTCATGTTGTGGAGGCTAA
- the LOC116259339 gene encoding pentatricopeptide repeat-containing protein At5g47360 → MVREKMMLRSCNLRCLSSFCWTSSLISSVREFSSAKEHAGTADDYWNLLKENRSKPNIERYLGNIRKTMVSSCVQRVLAKCGSEESMLGLRFFIWAGQLPNYRHTRLLYRNACDVLDLNQHPELLIQVLNSYRQEGCVVSNRTFKEMLSLCKEAKLAESALALLRMMPDFSCRPDTVSYNVVVSLCSCKDIDTMESLVQEMSTHGIHPDMVTYIALIKGLCKRERWDDARHLLADMGNHGCVPNLVVYSALSDGMCKAGRPEMAMELIDEMQKGGRLPNVVTYTSLIQSFCERGRSKEAIKVFDQMVANGCFPNRVTLIIMFNGLLAEGHLKESFTLSERSVQNGYLPCDQCYSLLVIALLRSGNMAEAEKLVTGMLENDNRPSGLACSTLIRELCAADSSLDAFLWYGKMDSQGCFLDNEVYSVLLLGLCKQNHRAEAARLINAMARKGIRLTASYVHCITQNLDKHAQNPLDVHHIVDKEGQ, encoded by the coding sequence ATGGTACGAGAGAAAATGATGCTTCGTAGCTGTAATCTTCGATGTTTGTCAAGTTTTTGTTGGACTTCTTCATTAATTTCATCAGTTAGAGAGTTTTCTTCTGCAAAAGAACATGCTGGAACAGCAGATGATTACTGGaatcttttgaaagaaaatcgTTCTAAACCAAATATAGAGAGATACCTGGGGAACATTAGAAAAACTATGGTCTCTTCTTGTGTCCAGAGAGTACTAGCTAAGTGTGGCAGTGAAGAGTCAATGCTAGGTCTGAGGTTTTTCATCTGGGCAGGTCAGCTGCCCAACTATAGGCACACTCGTCTACTATATAGAAATGCTTGTGATGTTCTTGATTTGAATCAGCATCCTGAATTGTTGATCCAGGTCTTAAACAGTTACAGGCAAGAAGGATGTGTTGTTTCCAATAGAACTTTTAAGGAAATGCTTAGTCTCTGCAAGGAAGCGAAACTTGCAGAGTCGGCTTTGGCTCTGTTAAGGATGATGCCAGACTTCAGTTGCAGGCCAGATACAGTTTCCTATAATGTGGTTGTTTCTCTGTGTAGCTGCAAAGATATTGATACTATGGAGAGTTTGGTTCAAGAGATGAGCACACATGGGATTCATCCAGATATGGTGACTTACATTGCTTTGATAAAGGGGTTATGTAAGAGGGAACGATGGGATGATGCTCGGCATCTTCTGGCAGATATGGGAAACCATGGATGCGTACCAAATCTTGTTGTCTATTCAGCACTTTCTGATGGCATGTGTAAGGCAGGGAGGCCAGAAATGGCTATGGAATTGATTGATGAAATGCAGAAAGGTGGCCGTTTACCTAATGTCGTGACATATACATCCCTGATTCAGAGCTTTTGTGAACGTGGGAGATCAAAGGAAGCAATTAAGGTTTTTGATCAAATGGTTGCCAATGGGTGTTTCCCAAACAGAGTGACACTTATCATAATGTTCAACGGTCTTCTGGCTGAAGGGCATCTAAAGGAGTCTTTTACATTGTCAGAAAGGTCAGTCCAGAATGGATATTTGCCCTGTGACCAATGCTACAGTTTGCTGGTGATTGCACTTCTACGGTCAGGTAACATGGCAGAAGCAGAAAAGCTTGTCACTGGAATGCTTGAAAATGACAATAGACCAAGTGGTTTAGCATGTAGCACTTTAATTAGAGAGCTATGTGCAGCAGATAGTTCACTCGATGCCTTTTTATGGTACGGTAAAATGGATAGTCAGGGCTGCTTTCTTGATAATGAAGTCTACTCCGTTCTATTGTTGGGTCTGTGTAAGCAAAATCATAGGGCTGAGGCTGCCAGATTGATTAATGCAATGGCCAGAAAAGGCATCAGACTGACAGCTTCTTATGTGCACTGTATTACGCAAAATCTGGACAAACATGCGCAAAATCCTCTGGATGTGCATCATATTGTGGATAAGGAGGGGCAGTAA